In one window of Musa acuminata AAA Group cultivar baxijiao chromosome BXJ3-2, Cavendish_Baxijiao_AAA, whole genome shotgun sequence DNA:
- the LOC103976683 gene encoding uncharacterized protein LOC103976683 isoform X1, whose amino-acid sequence MTYNLIEGIDVAAIEAKIAKYQEENAEQIINARARKAEELAAALKASQNFGQGDPTDGVHISCFHLMLFCLPSTKSEGAGPSAQGIDVGNQGQYAPTSMLGGVLMQPRPTGMAPQPVPVGAPADPLQGYATDDEETTKL is encoded by the exons ATGA CTTACAACCTGATTGAAGGAATTGATGTCGCTGCTATTGAAGCTAAGATTGCTAAGTACCAAGAAGAAAATGCTGAACAAATCATCAATGCCCGAGCACGTAAG GCTGAAGAACTAGCTGCAGCACTAAAGGCAAGCCAAAATTTTGGTCAAGGTGATCCAACTGATGGG GTTCATATATCCTGTTTCCACCTTATGCTCTTTTGTCTACCAAGTACCAAGAGTGAG GGTGCTGGACCAAGTGCTCAAGGGATCGATGTCGGCAATCAAGGGCAGTATGCACCTACCTCCATGCTCGGTGGTGTGCTTATGCAACCACGTCCTACAGGTATGGCTCCACAGCCTGTCCCCGTCGGAGCCCCAGCTGATCCTCTGCAGGGCTATGCAACCGACGACGAGGAGACCACGAAGCTATGA
- the LOC135631645 gene encoding WAT1-related protein At1g21890-like, giving the protein MGVGEVWRRVKPYVAMVFLQFGYAGMFVVSVASLKQGMSHYVLVVYRNAVAAAVVAPFALWFERKVRPKMTLPIFLKIMALGLLEPVLDQNFYYMGTKYTSASFSSALYNILPAVTFLNAFVLRMEKIDIKKRHSQAKIIGTLVTVIGALIMILYKGPIVEFIWNKGRHLQAEAATQNDTHWLLGTLMLLFSCCCWSAFFVLQSHTLKSYPAELSLTTLICLTGTGQAGAVALFMERGAKPWSIGFDMRLFTAVYSGIMCTGVAYYLQGVVMKERGPVFVTAFNPLCMIIVAVMGSIILAEEISLGRVIGAVVIVIGLYCLIWGKSSDRMNTSTENSEKTKAVDDVMISNSIDYVTVVDIPPEKKPDGIN; this is encoded by the exons ATGGGTGTTGGTGAGGTTTGGAGGAGAGTGAAGCCGTACGTGGCCATGGTCTTCTTGCAGTTCGGCTACGCCGGCATGTTCGTCGTCTCCGTGGCCTCGCTCAAGCAAGGCATGAGCCATTACGTGCTTGTTGTCTACCGGAACGCCGTCGCTGCTGCTGTCGTCGCTCCCTTTGCACTCTGGTTCGAAAG GAAAGTGAGGCCAAAGATGACCCTCCCCATCTTCCTCAAGATTATGGCTCTCGGACTACTCGA ACCAGTTCTCGATCAAAACTTCTACTACATGGGAACCAAGTACACATCGGCCAGCTTTTCCTCTGCTCTCTACAACATACTGCCTGCAGTCACGTTTCTGAACGCCTTTGTCTTAAG AATGGAGAAGATAGACATCAAGAAACGACACAGTCAAGCTAAGATTATTGGGACTCTGGTGACAGTGATCGGTGCACTGATCATGATATTATACAAAGGCCCGATCGTCGAGTTCATATGGAATAAGGGACGGCACCTCCAAGCCGAGGCTGCTACCCAGAATGACACTCACTGGCTCCTCGGTACCCTCATGCTACTGtttagctgctgctgctggtccGCGTTCTTCGTGTTGCAG TCACATACGCTGAAGTCCTACCCTGCAGAGCTCTCCTTGACAACCTTGATATGCCTCACGGGAACGGGGCAAGCCGGTGCAGTTGCTCTCTTCATGGAACGCGGCGCCAAGCCTTGGTCGATAGGATTTGATATGAGACTCTTCACGGCGGTCTACTCC GGCATAATGTGCACAGGGGTGGCGTATTACTTGCAAGGGGTGGTGATGAAGGAGAGAGGTCCTGTGTTTGTAACTGCTTTCAACCCTCTCTGCATGATCATAGTAGCTGTGATGGGCTCCATCATTCTAGCAGAGGAGATCTCTTTAGGGAG GGTGATTGGTGCAGTTGTTATAGTCATCGGTCTTTACTGTCTTATATGGGGGAAGAGCAGCGACCGGATGAACACCTCCACAGAGAACAGTGAGAAGACGAAGGCCGTGGATGATGTCATGATATCGAACTCCATCGACTACGTCACTGTTGTAGACATCCCACCGGAGAAGAAACCTGACGGAATTAATTAA
- the LOC103976683 gene encoding uncharacterized protein LOC103976683 isoform X2 encodes MRIDVAAIEAKIAKYQEENAEQIINARARKAEELAAALKASQNFGQGDPTDGVHISCFHLMLFCLPSTKSEGAGPSAQGIDVGNQGQYAPTSMLGGVLMQPRPTGMAPQPVPVGAPADPLQGYATDDEETTKL; translated from the exons ATGA GAATTGATGTCGCTGCTATTGAAGCTAAGATTGCTAAGTACCAAGAAGAAAATGCTGAACAAATCATCAATGCCCGAGCACGTAAG GCTGAAGAACTAGCTGCAGCACTAAAGGCAAGCCAAAATTTTGGTCAAGGTGATCCAACTGATGGG GTTCATATATCCTGTTTCCACCTTATGCTCTTTTGTCTACCAAGTACCAAGAGTGAG GGTGCTGGACCAAGTGCTCAAGGGATCGATGTCGGCAATCAAGGGCAGTATGCACCTACCTCCATGCTCGGTGGTGTGCTTATGCAACCACGTCCTACAGGTATGGCTCCACAGCCTGTCCCCGTCGGAGCCCCAGCTGATCCTCTGCAGGGCTATGCAACCGACGACGAGGAGACCACGAAGCTATGA